The stretch of DNA AGATTGGGCCCGGCGGCGAAAGCTTTCCGGCGCGCCAGCGCATACGCCGCTTCAATCAATTTTTTGTCCACCCCAAAATTGCTGTTGGCGGCCTCCGTGCCGGCAATCGACTGAAACACCATGGAAAGCGGCGCGCCTTCCTCCAGCGCCTTCATTTGCGTGGTGATGTGGGAAAGCACGGTAATTTGCGTAGGTATTTCATGCTTGCTGATAAAGCCGAAAATACCCTCCGCTATGCGGCGCGTGCTTTCCACGCTGTCATTCACCGGGTTTATGCCTATGCAGGCATCGCCGCAACCGTAGGACACTCCTTCCATGACGCCGGTTACGATGTCATCGACGTCGTCGGTGGCGCTGTTGGCCTGGCAGCGGAACGACAGGGTGCCGGGCTGCCCGATTTCCGTATTGCAACGGGTAACGCGGGAAATTTTCCGCGCGGCATACACCAGATCCATCGTTGACATTATTTTCGCCGCCGCCGCCGCCACTTCGCCAGTAAAAGCCCGGGCGAATCGCTCTATTTCCCGGCCGGTCGTTTTATGATCCAAAATCCATTCGCGCAATTCGCCGATAGTTTTGTTTTTCATCGCCTTGTACAGCGGTTGGTTGAGGCTGTCGATATTGGCCCTTGTAACCTCGTCGTCCTCGTAGGGAAGCACGGGGTTTTCCGTCAAGTCCCCCACCGTCATGGCCGCCAGCGCGATTTTGGCGGCTACCCGCTCGGATGCGCTCCGCGCCGCGATATTTTGCAGCCTGTCCGCTGATTTTGGCTCGTTGGCTTTGGCCAGGACATCGGCAAGATTGCGAAATTCATAAGTTTTTCCATGCAGCAACGTTTTTAACTTCATCGTCTTATTTGCTGAGGTTGACCGTGCGGATCATGCCGTCCGAAACCGGAATGAACCCTTTGACCGTTTTCAGCGCGCCGAAAATGTTATGTTCGTGATAGAAGAATATATAAGGGGAATCCTTGATCGCCAAGGCGACCACCTGGTCATAGAGCGCCTTGCGTTTGGCGGTGTCCGTTTCTTTACGGGACGCGTCCAGCAATTTGTCCATTTCCGGGTTGCTGTATTTCATGAAATTTACGGAACCGTTGGTCACAAAACGGTCATACGCGTTCTGGTCAGGGTCTATGCGGCCGCTCCAGTTAATGAACGAGGCATCGTCAAGGCCTTTGGTGGCGTTGTCCAGCATCGTGCCAAAATCGACTTTTTGCAGGCTGACGTTTATGCCCGCCGGTTTCAGCATGTTTTGCACCATTTGCGCCACCTGCGAGGATACCGGGTCGGTATCGGTAGTTATGGTGAAACTGAACCCCTTTTCCAAGCCGGCTTTGGCCAATAGCTCCTTGGCCTTTGCCAAATCCGGTTTGCCCGGCTTGTCAAGGTCGCTGTAAGCCAGATTGGTCGGCGGGAAAGGCGAGCGCCCCGGCGTGCCTATGCCGTGCAAGGCGACTTTGACAATGGCATCCCGGTCAATGAGCGCCTCTATGGCCTGGCGCGCCAGCGGATTGGAAAGCGGGGCTTTGGTTACGTTGATCGACATGCCCCGGAAACCCGGGCTGGGAATGTTTATGACAGTAATCTTGGGGTCGTTGGCGTAATTGTTCGCCTCGTTAAAAGGAAACCGGTTGGTAATGTCCAGTTGTCCGCTCTTTAAGTTGACCAAAGCCACGTTGGCGTCGGCAATTATCTTGTAAACTATCTTGTCCGCTTTGGGCGCGCCGGGCACCCAGTAATTTTTATTTTTCTCCAGCGTTATGGTCGAGCCTTTCACCCTTTCTTTGTACACGAACGGCCCTGTGCCGACTGGCCCGCTCATAAAATCCGGCCCCAGTTTGGTGGCCGCGGCCGGCGAAACCATCATGCCCGCGCGATCGGTCAGTATCGACAAAAAAGGCGCGAAAGCGTTTTTCAGGCTTATTTCGATGGTGCCGCTATTGACGACGACAATCTTGTCTACTTCTTTGAGTTCGTTTTTCCTGATGGAACTTGGCGACATGTTGCGCTCAAAGTTGAATTTTACCGCTTCCGCGTTGAAATCCGTACCGTCATGGAATTTTACGTTTTTGCGCAAATAGAAGGTGTATTTTTTGCCGTCAGGGGAAATTTCCCATTTTTCCGCCAGCATTGGTATGATCTCGCCTTTTTCGTTCAAATCGGCCAACTTGTCAAAAATACTCTGGAAAACGTGCCTTTCCACAAAAGCGTTGGATTGCGACGGGTCAAGTTTAGGCGGGTCCTGATGCAGGGAAATGTTGACCACGCCGTCCCACTTCGCCGCCGGCTGGCCGCCGCCCTGAGTGCCTCCCCCGCAGGCCGCAGCCAAAAAGCACAGCGCCAAAACCGCCAAAGCAAATATAAACCTTTTTTTCATGTTATCACTCCCGTCAAATTTTCAATAATGATATTATGGTAACATGAAACCGGTCGGTTGGCAATACATAAAAATAAAAAATCGCTAATATTTATCTATTCAAAAAACGTCTCTTCCTTCAATTCTAATGTGAAACTCAAACAAATCCGGTATATTTACGCATTTGATGCGGGCATAGTTGGTTCAAGCATAGATGCCTTCCGCCTTCGCTATGCGTCCGCAACGCGTTGTCGCTCTCCCCGTTGGATCTTGTTTAAAAACGAATTTTGTAATACTGCATAATAAACCGCCGGAAAAAAATATTTGGCGCAGGGAAAAAAGCGCTTGACAGCGCAAAAGGCGATGTGGTAATCTAAGT from Acidaminococcales bacterium encodes:
- a CDS encoding ethanolamine ammonia-lyase subunit EutB — translated: MKLKTLLHGKTYEFRNLADVLAKANEPKSADRLQNIAARSASERVAAKIALAAMTVGDLTENPVLPYEDDEVTRANIDSLNQPLYKAMKNKTIGELREWILDHKTTGREIERFARAFTGEVAAAAAKIMSTMDLVYAARKISRVTRCNTEIGQPGTLSFRCQANSATDDVDDIVTGVMEGVSYGCGDACIGINPVNDSVESTRRIAEGIFGFISKHEIPTQITVLSHITTQMKALEEGAPLSMVFQSIAGTEAANSNFGVDKKLIEAAYALARRKAFAAGPNLLYFETGQGSEVSIGADRGADELTLEGRTYGFARCFEPFLVNNVSGFIGPETLYDGKEMIRANLEDHFMGKLLGLPMGLDPCYTNHTQITQDDQEMATMLTALAGANYYMGVPMGDDVMLNYQNTSFHDNAALRELTGRKPAREFHLWMMKRGLMDENGVLTEAAGDGSIFL
- a CDS encoding ABC transporter substrate-binding protein; this translates as MKKRFIFALAVLALCFLAAACGGGTQGGGQPAAKWDGVVNISLHQDPPKLDPSQSNAFVERHVFQSIFDKLADLNEKGEIIPMLAEKWEISPDGKKYTFYLRKNVKFHDGTDFNAEAVKFNFERNMSPSSIRKNELKEVDKIVVVNSGTIEISLKNAFAPFLSILTDRAGMMVSPAAATKLGPDFMSGPVGTGPFVYKERVKGSTITLEKNKNYWVPGAPKADKIVYKIIADANVALVNLKSGQLDITNRFPFNEANNYANDPKITVINIPSPGFRGMSINVTKAPLSNPLARQAIEALIDRDAIVKVALHGIGTPGRSPFPPTNLAYSDLDKPGKPDLAKAKELLAKAGLEKGFSFTITTDTDPVSSQVAQMVQNMLKPAGINVSLQKVDFGTMLDNATKGLDDASFINWSGRIDPDQNAYDRFVTNGSVNFMKYSNPEMDKLLDASRKETDTAKRKALYDQVVALAIKDSPYIFFYHEHNIFGALKTVKGFIPVSDGMIRTVNLSK